In the genome of Globicephala melas unplaced genomic scaffold, mGloMel1.2 SCAFFOLD_932, whole genome shotgun sequence, the window TATGACTTTCTATCACACCCCCGTATTGCTCCAAGAATGCTTGGAGGCAATGCAAGTAAAAGCTGATGGCACTTATATTGATGTAACCTTCGGAGGAGGAGGACACTCTAAGGCAATCCTAGAAAAACTCGGAAAAGAAGGACATTTATATAGTGTAGATCAAGACCCTGATGCTCGTCGGAACATTCCTGAAGGGGcagaaagttttacttttattgCCTCAAACTTTCGCCATATTGATCGCTTTATGGATTACTATGCTAAGCTTGGCAAGGTTGATGCCGTCTTAGCAGATCTTGGCGTATCGTCTCATCACTTTGATGAACCTGAGCGAGGCTTTAGCTTCCGTAGTGAGACTCCCCTACTGGATATGCGAATGAACACCTCTAGTAAGCTGTCTGCTCAAACCGTTATCAATGAATATGAGGAGGAGGATTTGGCAAATATCATCTACAAATATGGCGAACTAAGACAAAGTCGTCAGATAGCTCGTCGAATAGTTCAAGCTCGAAATGAAAAGCCTATCAAAACGATTGGAGACCTATTAGAAGTAGTTCGTCCTTGCCTTCGTCCGAAAGATGAGAAAAAGCAAATGAGTATGCTCTTCCAAGCAATTCGCATTGAAGTTAATGATGAACTTGGGGCTTTGGAAGAAATGCTCAAAGCTTGTCTTAGTGTTCTAAAAAAAGGGGGGCGTTTAGTCGTTATTACTTACCATTCTCTAGAAGATAGAATAGTTAAGAACTTCCTCAAGTCTGCAAGCAAAAGCAATGACTTAGAGCAGCAAATCTATGGAGGAGGACGTACGCAATGGAAGCTTATCACTCGCAAACCGATAACACCGTCAGCACAAGAGCTGGAAGAAAATCCTCGCTCTCGCTCGGCAAAGCTAAGAGTTGCTGAATTGAACTAATACCAATAAACTCAATACAAATATGAAGctaaacttattttcaaaaaaaacacAGACCGACTATAAGAATATCCTCTTTAAGGGAGGAGTATTGCTCTTTGCAATTGTTTTAGCTTTTATGGTAAACAACTGCCACGGTATCAATGAGGAtaagaaagaagttaaaatagC includes:
- the LOC132595355 gene encoding ribosomal RNA small subunit methyltransferase H-like; this translates as MTFYHTPVLLQECLEAMQVKADGTYIDVTFGGGGHSKAILEKLGKEGHLYSVDQDPDARRNIPEGAESFTFIASNFRHIDRFMDYYAKLGKVDAVLADLGVSSHHFDEPERGFSFRSETPLLDMRMNTSSKLSAQTVINEYEEEDLANIIYKYGELRQSRQIARRIVQARNEKPIKTIGDLLEVVRPCLRPKDEKKQMSMLFQAIRIEVNDELGALEEMLKACLSVLKKGGRLVVITYHSLEDRIVKNFLKSASKSNDLEQQIYGGGRTQWKLITRKPITPSAQELEENPRSRSAKLRVAELN